The Acidobacteriota bacterium genome window below encodes:
- a CDS encoding SDR family NAD(P)-dependent oxidoreductase, translating into MNPVVLITGASSGIGEALALEYAQRGADLVLLARRTDRLAAVAKHAGAHGHRTLALECDVTREDALRSAVDRAEREFGRVDVVIANAGFAATGRIERLSMDDFRRQFETNVFGVIRTVHASLDALERSKGRLAIMSSVAGYVASPGMAPYAMSKFAVRALADCIREELRPHGISVTTIAPGFVDSEIRRVGRDGVFRPENPELVPAWLRVRTHVAARQIVRAIDRRRPEAVITGHGKLMVLLARHAPWAMRTLARLLAPRLRKV; encoded by the coding sequence ATGAATCCCGTGGTCCTCATTACGGGCGCCTCCTCCGGCATCGGCGAGGCGCTCGCGCTCGAATACGCGCAGCGCGGCGCCGATCTGGTGCTGCTCGCGCGGCGCACCGACCGGCTTGCCGCGGTGGCGAAACACGCGGGCGCGCACGGCCATCGGACGCTCGCGCTCGAATGCGACGTCACCCGTGAGGACGCGCTCCGCTCGGCGGTCGACCGCGCCGAGCGCGAGTTCGGGCGGGTGGATGTCGTCATCGCGAACGCCGGCTTCGCAGCGACCGGCCGCATCGAACGGCTGTCGATGGACGATTTCCGCCGGCAGTTCGAGACGAACGTGTTCGGCGTCATCCGGACCGTCCACGCCTCGCTCGACGCGCTGGAGCGATCGAAAGGCCGGCTCGCCATCATGAGCAGCGTCGCCGGATACGTCGCCTCGCCCGGCATGGCGCCGTACGCGATGAGCAAATTCGCCGTGCGCGCGCTCGCCGACTGCATCCGGGAAGAGCTCAGGCCCCATGGCATCTCGGTGACCACGATCGCGCCTGGATTCGTGGACAGCGAGATTCGCCGGGTCGGCCGCGACGGCGTCTTCCGCCCGGAGAACCCCGAGCTGGTGCCCGCCTGGCTGCGGGTGCGCACCCACGTCGCGGCGCGCCAGATCGTCCGCGCGATCGATCGGCGGCGGCCCGAGGCCGTGATCACCGGCCATGGCAAGCTGATGGTCCTGCTCGCGCGCCACGCCCCGTGGGCCATGAGGACGCTCGCGCGGCTCCTCGCGCCGAGACTCAGAAAGGTCTGA